One genomic region from Spirosoma sp. KCTC 42546 encodes:
- a CDS encoding SDR family oxidoreductase yields MILVTGATGHLGLATLNSLLKNRPSSQVAAFVREESKATALIESGVAIRVGTYDDTASLDKAMQGVEKVLLIAGTDEKKRLQQHKNVIDAAKKAGVSFIAYTSRTLKDRRTMANQLMEGHFQTEDYIIASGLTYALFRNVLYMDAIPQFVGPTVFDTGIYLPAGQGRVPFALRNEMGEAMANVLAANSSDSSVYKLTGSEAYSFADVAAALTDLSGKKVTYTPAEQSAFETQLKGRGVPDLIIQRVIGFITDIKNGQEDEVSPDLENLLGRKPASLKEGLKMLYPLS; encoded by the coding sequence ATGATTCTTGTAACCGGTGCAACCGGCCATCTCGGCCTGGCCACACTAAATTCCCTTTTGAAAAATAGACCCTCTTCCCAGGTTGCGGCTTTTGTCCGTGAGGAGAGCAAAGCCACTGCCTTAATCGAAAGCGGAGTTGCTATCCGGGTCGGTACATACGATGATACAGCTTCCCTCGATAAGGCTATGCAGGGCGTAGAAAAGGTTTTGCTGATTGCGGGGACGGATGAAAAGAAACGCCTTCAGCAACATAAAAATGTCATAGATGCCGCCAAAAAGGCGGGTGTTTCGTTTATTGCCTATACCAGTCGCACGTTGAAGGATAGACGTACAATGGCCAACCAGTTGATGGAAGGCCATTTCCAGACGGAAGACTACATTATAGCGAGTGGATTGACCTATGCTCTGTTTCGTAATGTGCTGTATATGGATGCCATTCCGCAGTTTGTAGGGCCTACCGTTTTCGATACCGGAATTTATCTGCCAGCCGGCCAGGGAAGAGTCCCCTTTGCCCTTAGAAACGAAATGGGGGAAGCTATGGCGAATGTATTAGCAGCCAACAGCAGCGACAGTAGCGTTTACAAACTCACCGGAAGTGAGGCTTATTCCTTTGCCGATGTTGCGGCTGCATTAACCGATTTATCCGGCAAAAAGGTAACCTACACACCGGCTGAGCAATCAGCCTTTGAAACACAGCTGAAAGGACGCGGTGTACCTGACCTAATTATTCAGCGTGTAATCGGGTTTATCACCGATATTAAAAATGGACAGGAAGATGAGGTGAGCCCTGACCTGGAAAATCTGCTCGGGCGAAAGCCTGCGTCGCTCAAAGAAGGGTTAAAAATGCTTTATCCTCTTTCGTGA
- a CDS encoding ThuA domain-containing protein gives MIQFIPNSLRWLVGTALVGLVSIGLWSYVGANEPPRILVFSKTAAFRHASIGAGQKALFQLGKEKGFSVDTTENAARFTEENLKRYRAVVFLSTTGDVLNAAQQNAFERYIQAGGGYVGIHAATDTEYDWPWYNKLAGAWFSNHPMPNNVQKGTFVVADKNNPATSFLPERWEREDEFYSFKNISPALHVLLTIDEKTYQGGTNGDNHPMAWYQEFEGGRSFYTAGGHTDATFSEPLFLRHLGAGLHYVMGGDSPKPLDYTKAKTKRLPEENRFSKVVLAEKLDEPMELAVLPDSRVLVVERKGNVKLFSPSTGKLKVINHIPVNTKVTNKKGEVGEDEGGLLGIAKDPHFTQNHWIYLYYSPEGKEAKNSVVRYEFIGDELVMSSKKVILDVATQREISGHAGGSMTFDNHGNLYISTGDNINPQESNGFSPSDERPGREPFDAQMTSANTNDLRGKVLRIHPEADGSYTIPEGNLFPKGTAKTRPEIYTMGHRNPFRISVDPKTGYMYWGDIGPDAASAKDERGPAGQDEVGQARKAGNYGWPYFVGDNKAYHQYDFATGQSGPLYDPAQPVNKSVNNTGLNQLPPAQKAFIWYPYAESKEFPLVGSGGRSAMAGPVYYKDQFAQAKRPFPDYYDGKLLIYEWMRGWLMAVTMDANGNYASMERVMPSYKFSNPMDMEFGPEGDLYMLEYGSGWFTQNDDARLVRIEYNGGNRKPQVQVATSKKGGSIPFKAQLSSAGTKDFDNDALTYVWTISPKAGGATRTFKEANPTVSFDKPGIYKATLTVTDGKGGSSNRTIEIMAGNEEPVLTFETKNSNQTFFFPGQPFAYDVKVQDKEDGSLTNGKIKPNEVAVNIDYLAEGYDLAAIAQGHRSADATAQVGKGLTLIEANDCKACHSIEKKSVGPAYQQVALKYKGDAGAAERLAKKVISGGSGAWGEVAMSAHPQLSSTDAQEMVGYILSLAEKKQAAPSLPVKGSYTMNLPKGDKGEGRYLVRAAYTDKGNQGIPPITAEKTLLLRSAKMPAAKAEKTDGVMKYGTIIIASVKGGNIGFSNIDLTGIEQLKFTASAPKSQLNAAGGIIEVRLDEPTGKLIGQTDFIGPADGASLTNMPPPVVAKLSGATGVHDVYLVFKNDKAPAGQALFVLMDLEFQTSQSASASLNPAPAQATSGSSSAQDLNDYAGKYKMTGLPFEYIDIMAKDGKLFIKAGTNEGELTPGTEADEFKGGSNTVLTFGRDTDKKVTSITLNAQGMTFKGSK, from the coding sequence ATGATACAGTTTATCCCTAATTCCCTGCGCTGGTTGGTCGGAACGGCCTTAGTTGGCCTGGTGTCCATTGGGCTTTGGTCCTACGTGGGTGCCAATGAGCCACCCCGCATACTGGTGTTTAGCAAAACAGCCGCCTTTCGGCATGCCTCTATCGGGGCTGGTCAAAAGGCCCTCTTTCAACTGGGTAAAGAGAAGGGGTTCTCCGTTGATACCACGGAGAATGCCGCTCGCTTTACCGAGGAAAACCTGAAACGTTACCGGGCGGTCGTGTTTTTGAGTACCACCGGCGACGTACTCAATGCCGCCCAGCAAAATGCCTTTGAACGCTACATTCAGGCTGGCGGAGGCTATGTAGGCATTCATGCCGCTACGGATACCGAATACGACTGGCCCTGGTATAATAAACTGGCGGGTGCCTGGTTTTCCAACCATCCCATGCCCAACAATGTACAGAAAGGAACCTTTGTGGTGGCTGATAAAAACAACCCGGCAACGAGTTTTTTGCCGGAACGCTGGGAGCGTGAAGATGAATTCTATTCCTTCAAAAACATCAGCCCTGCCTTGCATGTTCTCCTGACCATCGACGAAAAAACCTATCAGGGCGGCACCAACGGCGACAATCACCCCATGGCCTGGTACCAGGAGTTTGAGGGAGGTCGTTCATTCTACACCGCAGGCGGGCACACGGATGCAACCTTCTCGGAACCGCTGTTTTTGCGGCACCTGGGAGCCGGGTTACACTACGTAATGGGGGGCGATTCACCTAAGCCACTAGATTACACAAAGGCAAAAACGAAACGACTACCCGAAGAAAACCGGTTCTCAAAAGTTGTGCTGGCAGAAAAACTCGACGAGCCCATGGAACTGGCCGTACTGCCGGATAGCCGCGTGCTGGTGGTTGAACGGAAGGGCAATGTTAAACTCTTCAGCCCATCAACCGGTAAGCTGAAAGTCATTAACCACATTCCGGTGAATACCAAAGTTACCAACAAGAAAGGGGAAGTAGGAGAGGACGAAGGTGGTCTGCTGGGAATAGCCAAAGACCCGCATTTTACCCAAAATCACTGGATTTATCTGTATTACTCGCCCGAAGGTAAAGAGGCAAAGAATAGTGTGGTTCGTTACGAATTTATCGGCGATGAACTGGTAATGAGTTCCAAAAAAGTCATCCTGGATGTAGCTACCCAACGCGAAATCAGTGGCCATGCCGGGGGCTCGATGACCTTCGATAATCACGGAAATTTATACATCTCGACCGGTGATAATATAAACCCGCAGGAATCCAATGGGTTCAGCCCGTCCGATGAGCGTCCGGGCCGGGAACCCTTCGATGCCCAGATGACCTCGGCCAACACCAATGACCTGCGTGGTAAAGTCCTGCGTATTCACCCTGAAGCTGATGGTTCTTATACAATCCCAGAAGGCAATCTGTTTCCTAAAGGAACTGCCAAAACCCGTCCTGAAATTTACACGATGGGCCACCGGAATCCGTTCCGGATTTCGGTAGATCCAAAAACTGGTTATATGTACTGGGGAGACATTGGTCCCGACGCGGCCTCTGCGAAGGATGAACGCGGACCCGCCGGACAGGATGAAGTAGGACAGGCCAGGAAAGCGGGTAATTATGGCTGGCCTTATTTCGTGGGCGATAACAAAGCGTATCATCAGTATGACTTTGCCACCGGTCAGTCGGGGCCGTTATACGATCCGGCACAACCGGTCAACAAATCAGTCAATAACACAGGACTAAACCAGTTGCCGCCCGCTCAGAAAGCCTTTATCTGGTATCCATACGCCGAATCGAAGGAGTTTCCGCTGGTGGGTTCGGGTGGTCGCTCGGCTATGGCTGGGCCCGTGTATTATAAGGATCAGTTTGCGCAGGCCAAGCGCCCTTTCCCGGATTATTACGATGGTAAACTTCTCATCTATGAATGGATGCGGGGCTGGCTGATGGCTGTTACAATGGACGCGAATGGCAATTATGCCTCCATGGAGCGGGTGATGCCCAGCTATAAATTCTCGAACCCCATGGACATGGAGTTTGGCCCGGAAGGTGATTTGTATATGCTGGAATATGGCAGTGGCTGGTTCACCCAAAATGACGATGCCCGACTGGTACGTATTGAGTACAACGGTGGCAACCGCAAGCCTCAGGTTCAGGTAGCAACCTCCAAAAAAGGTGGATCAATTCCTTTTAAAGCTCAACTTTCGTCGGCTGGTACGAAGGATTTTGACAATGATGCCCTGACGTATGTTTGGACGATTAGCCCTAAAGCCGGAGGTGCTACCCGAACCTTCAAAGAAGCGAACCCGACCGTTTCCTTCGATAAGCCTGGAATTTACAAAGCCACGCTGACCGTAACCGATGGTAAAGGAGGCAGCAGCAATCGGACGATCGAGATTATGGCTGGGAATGAGGAGCCCGTATTGACGTTCGAAACCAAAAACAGCAACCAGACCTTTTTCTTTCCCGGTCAGCCGTTTGCCTATGACGTGAAGGTTCAGGATAAGGAAGATGGTAGCCTGACCAATGGAAAGATTAAACCGAACGAAGTGGCTGTCAATATCGACTATCTGGCTGAAGGCTACGATCTGGCGGCTATTGCTCAGGGGCACCGTAGCGCCGATGCGACCGCTCAGGTAGGCAAAGGACTTACGCTGATTGAGGCCAATGACTGCAAAGCCTGCCATAGCATCGAGAAAAAATCGGTAGGGCCTGCTTATCAGCAGGTGGCTCTTAAATACAAAGGCGATGCCGGTGCAGCCGAACGCTTAGCGAAAAAGGTTATTTCGGGCGGAAGCGGTGCCTGGGGTGAAGTGGCCATGAGCGCCCACCCTCAGTTATCATCGACCGATGCGCAGGAAATGGTTGGCTATATTCTGAGTCTGGCCGAAAAGAAACAGGCAGCGCCATCGCTACCGGTTAAGGGCAGCTATACTATGAACCTGCCCAAGGGCGACAAAGGTGAAGGCCGGTATCTGGTTCGGGCCGCGTATACCGATAAGGGTAACCAAGGTATTCCGCCAATTACAGCCGAAAAAACACTGTTACTACGGAGTGCCAAGATGCCAGCCGCAAAAGCGGAGAAGACGGATGGTGTGATGAAGTACGGTACCATTATTATTGCCTCGGTGAAAGGGGGTAATATTGGGTTCAGCAACATAGACCTGACAGGCATTGAGCAGCTTAAGTTTACCGCTTCGGCCCCAAAATCCCAGTTAAATGCAGCCGGTGGAATAATCGAAGTCCGACTGGACGAACCAACGGGCAAACTAATTGGCCAAACCGACTTTATTGGGCCTGCCGATGGCGCCAGTTTAACCAATATGCCACCGCCAGTAGTGGCTAAACTATCGGGCGCAACGGGTGTGCATGACGTGTATCTGGTCTTTAAAAATGATAAAGCTCCCGCTGGTCAGGCCTTGTTCGTCCTGATGGATCTGGAATTTCAGACGAGTCAGTCAGCGAGTGCAAGCCTTAATCCAGCCCCGGCTCAGGCTACTTCAGGAAGCTCGTCGGCGCAGGATCTGAATGACTATGCGGGCAAGTATAAGATGACTGGTCTTCCGTTTGAGTACATTGACATTATGGCTAAAGACGGTAAACTATTTATAAAGGCAGGTACCAACGAAGGAGAACTCACACCCGGTACGGAAGCCGATGAGTTTAAAGGAGGCAGTAATACTGTGCTCACCTTCGGCCGGGATACTGACAAAAAGGTCACGTCAATCACGCTCAACGCGCAGGGGATGACCTTTAAAGGGAGTAAGTAA
- a CDS encoding NUDIX domain-containing protein has product MNSEEDVLDFIKNGHQQYLPHLSIDPVIFGYHDQQLKILLLKWKGQNGWGLPGGFIKRREPLSEAAHRILQERTGLEDLFLQQFHIFGDSPYRLQERSVGEFKEKYGLDVDDDNWLFERTLSIGYFALVDYSKVNVRTDFFTEDYEWWDVNAIPRLLFDHNEAVEKALVTLRLQIYHQPIGYNLLPEKFTLPEIHSLYETILGKELDQRNFSKKLVALGLIKKLNEQRSIGPHRSPYLYQFEKEAYEDALKQGIVHTY; this is encoded by the coding sequence ATGAACTCAGAAGAAGACGTACTCGACTTTATAAAGAACGGCCATCAGCAGTACCTGCCTCACCTCAGCATCGACCCGGTCATTTTTGGCTACCACGATCAGCAGCTAAAGATTTTACTCCTTAAGTGGAAAGGGCAGAATGGTTGGGGATTGCCGGGTGGTTTTATTAAGCGAAGAGAACCCCTAAGCGAGGCCGCCCATCGTATCTTACAAGAGCGAACGGGTTTGGAAGACCTATTTCTTCAGCAGTTTCACATTTTTGGCGATTCGCCCTATCGGCTTCAGGAGCGAAGTGTCGGGGAGTTTAAAGAAAAATACGGCCTCGACGTTGATGATGATAACTGGCTGTTTGAACGGACCTTATCCATTGGCTATTTTGCTCTGGTGGATTATTCGAAGGTGAATGTCAGAACGGACTTTTTCACCGAAGATTACGAATGGTGGGATGTGAACGCCATTCCCAGGCTACTATTCGATCATAACGAGGCCGTAGAAAAAGCCCTGGTAACCCTCCGGCTTCAGATCTATCATCAGCCGATCGGGTATAATCTGTTACCCGAAAAATTCACGTTACCGGAAATCCACTCGCTATACGAAACGATTTTGGGCAAAGAACTCGATCAGCGTAATTTTTCTAAAAAACTCGTAGCGCTTGGCCTGATCAAAAAACTAAACGAACAGCGGTCAATTGGTCCCCATAGGTCTCCCTATCTATATCAGTTTGAGAAGGAAGCCTATGAGGATGCGTTGAAGCAGGGAATCGTGCATACGTATTAA
- a CDS encoding AraC family transcriptional regulator has product MKNLQPLRIKTITDYHQLRSLPKPEHPLISVVNFEAIRRLSCDQSTSIIQDFYTIALKRNFNGKMKYGQQEYDFDEGLLIFIAPGQVFTIEADNDLTHTGWLLLIHPDFLWNTPLAKRIKQYEYFSYSVHEALHLSEKEETIVTGIIQNLNQEYRSNIDTFSQDVLIAQLELLLTYADRFYHRQFITRKITNHKLLNRLEDILTDYFNSDTVAQKGLPTVQYIADALNVSPNYLSALLKMLTGQSTQQHIHDKLIDKAKERLSTTNLTVNEIAYALGFEHSQSFSKLFKTKTNVSPLEFRQSFKLQ; this is encoded by the coding sequence ATGAAAAATTTACAGCCACTTCGTATTAAAACGATCACTGATTACCATCAACTCAGGAGTTTACCAAAACCAGAGCATCCGTTAATCAGTGTCGTGAATTTTGAAGCGATCAGGCGGCTATCCTGCGATCAGTCGACCAGTATTATTCAGGATTTCTATACCATCGCACTCAAACGAAACTTCAATGGCAAGATGAAGTATGGGCAGCAGGAATACGACTTTGACGAAGGCCTGCTGATCTTTATTGCACCTGGTCAGGTTTTTACCATTGAGGCAGATAATGACTTAACACATACGGGATGGCTGCTACTCATCCATCCCGATTTTTTATGGAATACGCCCTTAGCCAAAAGGATAAAGCAATATGAATACTTCAGCTATTCGGTCCACGAGGCACTGCATCTTTCAGAGAAAGAAGAAACGATTGTTACGGGTATTATACAGAATCTGAACCAGGAATACCGCTCGAACATCGATACATTCAGTCAGGACGTCCTGATTGCTCAGCTTGAGTTATTGCTGACGTACGCTGACCGGTTTTACCATCGTCAGTTCATCACCCGAAAAATTACCAACCACAAACTCCTCAATCGGTTGGAAGATATCCTTACGGACTATTTCAACAGCGATACAGTAGCCCAAAAAGGCTTGCCCACGGTTCAGTACATTGCCGATGCCTTAAACGTATCCCCTAATTATTTGAGCGCTTTGTTAAAGATGCTGACGGGCCAAAGTACCCAGCAGCATATACACGACAAATTGATTGACAAAGCAAAAGAGCGATTGTCCACTACCAATCTTACCGTCAATGAAATTGCCTATGCCCTGGGCTTTGAACATTCGCAGTCGTTCAGCAAATTATTCAAAACAAAAACCAATGTTTCTCCTCTGGAATTCAGGCAGTCGTTTAAGTTGCAGTGA
- a CDS encoding T9SS type A sorting domain-containing protein, producing MKKVLILMLGLVASTASFATVSTPQTAAAQTRVVMTPERKIKLYVQPLQAKGQVAILDASGQAVYTQQVALAKGLSEQFDVSSLGTGTFRLLLTTDNETVVKTFVVQANPNESFVVQD from the coding sequence ATGAAAAAAGTACTTATTCTGATGTTGGGTCTGGTAGCCAGTACCGCATCGTTCGCTACCGTATCGACTCCTCAAACGGCAGCTGCTCAGACCCGCGTCGTAATGACTCCCGAGCGTAAAATCAAACTCTACGTGCAACCGCTTCAAGCCAAAGGCCAGGTGGCTATTCTGGATGCCAGTGGCCAGGCCGTTTACACCCAGCAGGTAGCCTTAGCAAAAGGACTCAGTGAGCAATTCGATGTATCAAGCTTAGGCACTGGTACCTTTCGGCTACTACTAACAACAGACAACGAAACGGTCGTTAAAACATTTGTGGTGCAGGCCAATCCCAATGAGAGTTTTGTGGTGCAGGACTAA
- a CDS encoding NAD(P)H-binding protein encodes MKIVVTGSLGHISQPLAIELVQKGHAVTVVSSKPEKQKNIEALGATAAIGSLEDVDFLISTFTGADAVYAMVPPNYAESDVRAYYGRIGRNYAQAIEQARIRRVVYLSSYGADLDTGTGLILGAHDVEGILGELSEVVITYLRPTYFYYNLYAFVDMIKGAGRIAANYGGKDKLIMVAPTDIAAVAAEEIETMASNHSIRYIASDERTGTDVARILGTAIGKPDLTWTIITDEQMQSGLETNGVPPQLAADFVDMFASVRSGALSKDYYLHPPTTLGSVKLEDFAREFAAVYKS; translated from the coding sequence ATGAAAATTGTAGTAACAGGTTCATTAGGACATATCAGCCAGCCACTGGCAATCGAGTTAGTGCAGAAGGGACATGCTGTTACGGTAGTTAGCAGCAAACCCGAAAAGCAAAAGAATATTGAAGCCCTCGGCGCTACGGCCGCCATCGGCTCATTGGAGGACGTTGACTTTCTGATTTCTACTTTTACAGGTGCCGATGCCGTGTATGCCATGGTGCCACCCAACTATGCCGAGTCTGATGTGCGGGCTTATTACGGGCGAATAGGTCGCAACTATGCACAAGCCATTGAGCAGGCGCGCATCCGGCGTGTGGTTTACCTAAGCAGTTACGGCGCGGATCTGGATACTGGTACTGGACTTATCCTCGGTGCGCACGACGTAGAAGGGATACTGGGTGAGCTGTCGGAGGTGGTTATTACGTATCTGCGCCCTACGTACTTTTATTACAATCTGTACGCCTTTGTTGATATGATAAAAGGAGCCGGTCGTATTGCGGCCAACTATGGTGGCAAGGATAAGCTGATCATGGTTGCCCCAACCGATATTGCGGCTGTTGCTGCGGAAGAGATCGAAACAATGGCGAGCAATCACAGCATACGCTACATAGCCAGTGATGAACGTACGGGTACCGATGTTGCCCGTATTCTGGGAACTGCCATTGGTAAGCCGGATTTGACATGGACTATTATTACGGACGAACAGATGCAAAGCGGGCTGGAAACGAATGGTGTACCCCCGCAATTGGCCGCTGATTTCGTGGATATGTTTGCCAGTGTTCGCAGCGGGGCCTTGTCAAAGGATTATTACCTGCACCCGCCAACAACGCTGGGTAGTGTAAAACTGGAAGATTTTGCCCGTGAGTTTGCGGCTGTTTATAAAAGCTGA
- a CDS encoding T9SS type A sorting domain-containing protein: MKKVLILMLGLVASTASFANVSTPQTSASGTRVVMTADHKIRLYVPANPTKGQLAILDANGKAVYTTTVALQKGLSQQFDVSGLGTGTYRLTLTTDQETVIKTFVVQANPNESFVVQES, from the coding sequence ATGAAAAAAGTACTTATTCTGATGTTGGGTCTGGTAGCCAGTACCGCGTCGTTCGCCAATGTATCAACTCCACAAACCTCTGCTTCCGGCACACGGGTAGTGATGACGGCCGATCATAAAATCAGGCTCTACGTACCAGCTAATCCAACCAAAGGCCAACTGGCTATTCTGGATGCCAATGGCAAGGCCGTCTATACTACAACGGTAGCGCTTCAAAAAGGGTTGAGCCAGCAATTCGATGTGTCGGGCTTAGGCACGGGCACTTACCGACTGACGCTGACAACAGACCAGGAAACGGTCATAAAGACATTTGTGGTGCAGGCTAATCCCAATGAAAGCTTTGTGGTTCAGGAATCGTAA